In Mycolicibacterium alvei, a single window of DNA contains:
- a CDS encoding phosphate/phosphite/phosphonate ABC transporter substrate-binding protein, giving the protein MLFRTSFKPARIAAVAAAGTALVLSGCSSSDNSDAKTAQGFPETLTLAAIPAENSTDLKASYQPLIKLLEKETGAEVEFVQASDYAGVVEGIIANNVDLAFFGPFAYVVAGVNGAEVTPVGAVTQEQGANPGYQSYGLARADEANINGLKDFAGKKVCFVDPSSTSGFLYPTAGLIEAGVIKSGSEGDLSAAMSPIYAGGHDSSALAIANGDCDAGFAFDTMVDKTMIAKGDLEPGQLKTVWKSETIAGSVFAANDSLGSEAIGKLKTLFAEKVNVPNLEAEGLCEGDACRITDERAWGFVPVEDSDYSGVRRVCDVTGSEKCKG; this is encoded by the coding sequence ATGTTGTTCCGTACCTCCTTTAAGCCGGCCCGGATCGCAGCCGTGGCAGCGGCCGGCACCGCCCTCGTATTGTCCGGCTGTTCGAGCTCCGACAACTCCGACGCCAAGACCGCCCAGGGTTTCCCCGAAACCCTCACCCTGGCCGCGATCCCCGCCGAGAACTCCACCGACCTCAAGGCCAGTTACCAGCCGCTGATCAAGCTGCTGGAGAAGGAGACCGGCGCCGAGGTCGAGTTCGTGCAGGCCTCCGACTACGCCGGGGTAGTCGAGGGCATCATCGCCAACAACGTCGACCTCGCCTTCTTCGGTCCGTTCGCCTACGTGGTGGCCGGAGTCAACGGCGCCGAGGTCACCCCGGTCGGCGCGGTGACCCAGGAGCAGGGCGCGAATCCCGGCTATCAGTCCTACGGCCTCGCCCGTGCCGATGAGGCGAACATCAACGGTCTCAAGGACTTTGCCGGCAAGAAGGTCTGCTTCGTGGACCCGAGCTCGACCTCGGGGTTCCTGTACCCGACGGCCGGGCTGATCGAGGCCGGGGTGATCAAATCCGGATCCGAAGGTGATCTCTCCGCGGCGATGTCCCCGATCTACGCCGGTGGTCACGATTCCTCGGCCCTGGCGATCGCCAACGGCGACTGCGACGCCGGCTTCGCGTTCGACACCATGGTCGACAAGACCATGATCGCCAAGGGCGACCTCGAACCCGGTCAGCTCAAGACGGTCTGGAAGTCCGAGACGATCGCCGGATCGGTGTTCGCCGCCAACGACTCGCTGGGCAGCGAGGCCATCGGCAAGCTCAAGACACTCTTCGCCGAGAAGGTCAACGTGCCCAACCTCGAGGCCGAGGGCCTCTGCGAGGGCGATGCCTGCCGGATCACCGACGAACGCGCCTGGGGATTCGTGCCGGTCGAGGACTCGGACTACAGCGGCGTGCGCCGCGTCTGCGACGTCACCGGTTCCGAGAAGTGCAAGGGCTGA
- a CDS encoding maleylpyruvate isomerase family mycothiol-dependent enzyme: protein MDSDTIWRNIDEQRGQLADLLDTLEPQQWATPSLCAGWTVREVAIHITQSHASLREMLPAALKSGFRFDAMVRRAALDDPSDPAAITARLRAMAGSRKRPPMTKEVDPLMDVLVHTQDICIPLGIDRPMPIDAAVVTAQRLWHMKFPFAPQRDLPGYRFVATDADYAVGPEWGGRREAPIRDIVLMFAHRREVPDAEPETD, encoded by the coding sequence GTGGACTCCGACACGATCTGGCGCAACATCGACGAGCAGCGCGGACAGCTCGCCGATCTTCTCGACACCCTCGAGCCCCAACAGTGGGCCACACCGTCACTGTGTGCGGGCTGGACGGTACGTGAGGTCGCCATCCACATCACGCAGTCTCATGCGAGCCTCCGCGAGATGTTGCCCGCGGCGCTCAAGTCGGGCTTCCGGTTCGACGCCATGGTGCGCCGGGCCGCGCTGGACGATCCTTCCGACCCGGCTGCCATCACCGCGCGGCTGCGCGCCATGGCGGGTTCGCGCAAGCGTCCGCCCATGACCAAGGAGGTCGATCCGCTCATGGACGTCCTCGTACACACCCAGGACATCTGCATCCCGCTCGGGATCGACCGGCCGATGCCCATCGATGCGGCCGTTGTCACTGCACAAAGGTTGTGGCACATGAAGTTTCCGTTTGCGCCGCAACGAGATCTCCCGGGTTACCGGTTCGTGGCCACCGATGCCGACTATGCCGTCGGCCCGGAGTGGGGCGGCCGGCGCGAGGCGCCGATCCGTGACATCGTGCTGATGTTCGCGCATCGACGCGAAGTGCCCGACGCCGAACCCGAGACCGACTAG
- the phnE gene encoding phosphonate ABC transporter, permease protein PhnE, producing MSTDLTERPAPTARPAPPRRPLPGLLHLLTVAALLATLVAAWSIDFAPATLLNGFDDVMALLQRMIPPRLDDPGRIGGLAVETLLMAVLGTVLAAIASVPLAFLAARNTTPHPAVQAVARAIITFCRAMPDLLFAVLFVRALGIGVLPGILALALHSIGMLGKVFADAIEQTDPGPREAVRSTGVGYFREMLNAVVPQVVPSWVSTFIYRIDINLRMSVVLGFVGAGGIGFALQDALRGLIYPRALGIACVILVIIAAMELLSIVIRRMLLDAAVSNPARERAARFGFGGALVAVCVAALVVLKISPLSLVTWVGPAVEVFARMIPPNFSALGGELFAAAGQTVAIGVVSTAIGVVLSIPVGILAARNVTPHAAVYWAARAWILLVRAVPELILAVVFVAALGLGPVAGTCALAIGSIGFLAKLVADAVEEIDPGPLEAVRSVGGGWWKTLFSAVIPQAMPAMVGSSLYQFDVNVRTSTILGIVGAGGIGYLLFESIRTLNFDVAGAIVLVIFVIVYAIERLSGWIRSRLV from the coding sequence GTGAGCACTGACCTGACCGAACGCCCGGCACCGACCGCGCGACCGGCGCCCCCGCGCCGACCGCTGCCCGGTCTGCTGCACCTGCTCACGGTGGCCGCACTGCTGGCCACCCTCGTGGCGGCCTGGTCGATCGACTTCGCCCCCGCCACGCTGCTGAACGGGTTCGACGACGTTATGGCGTTGCTGCAGCGCATGATTCCGCCGCGGCTGGACGATCCGGGTCGGATCGGCGGACTGGCCGTCGAGACCCTGTTGATGGCCGTGCTCGGAACCGTGCTCGCCGCGATCGCCTCGGTGCCGCTGGCCTTCCTGGCGGCGCGCAACACCACCCCGCACCCGGCCGTGCAGGCGGTGGCCCGGGCGATCATCACCTTCTGCCGCGCCATGCCCGACCTGCTGTTCGCCGTGCTGTTCGTCCGGGCCCTCGGAATCGGCGTTCTCCCGGGCATTCTCGCGCTGGCCCTGCACTCCATCGGCATGCTCGGCAAGGTCTTCGCCGATGCCATCGAGCAGACCGATCCGGGACCGCGGGAGGCGGTTCGCAGCACCGGCGTCGGCTACTTCCGCGAGATGCTCAACGCCGTCGTCCCCCAGGTCGTCCCGTCCTGGGTCTCCACCTTCATCTACCGCATCGACATCAACCTGCGCATGTCGGTGGTACTTGGCTTCGTCGGCGCGGGCGGAATCGGCTTCGCGTTGCAGGATGCGTTGCGGGGGTTGATCTATCCGCGGGCGCTCGGCATTGCCTGCGTCATCCTGGTGATCATCGCCGCGATGGAACTGCTGTCCATCGTGATCCGCCGGATGCTCCTCGATGCTGCCGTGTCCAACCCGGCCCGCGAGCGCGCCGCCCGGTTCGGGTTCGGCGGTGCACTGGTCGCGGTCTGCGTGGCGGCCCTGGTGGTGTTGAAGATCAGCCCGCTCTCCCTGGTCACCTGGGTGGGCCCGGCCGTCGAGGTGTTCGCCCGGATGATCCCGCCCAACTTCTCCGCACTGGGCGGTGAGTTGTTCGCGGCCGCAGGACAAACCGTCGCTATCGGTGTGGTGTCCACCGCCATCGGTGTGGTGCTGTCGATCCCGGTCGGAATCCTGGCCGCCCGCAACGTCACACCCCACGCGGCGGTCTACTGGGCCGCGCGGGCATGGATTCTGCTGGTGCGGGCGGTACCCGAGTTGATCCTGGCCGTGGTGTTCGTCGCGGCGTTGGGGCTCGGACCCGTCGCCGGTACCTGCGCGCTGGCGATCGGTTCCATCGGATTCCTGGCCAAACTCGTCGCCGATGCGGTCGAGGAAATCGATCCGGGACCGCTGGAGGCGGTGCGATCGGTCGGCGGCGGGTGGTGGAAAACGCTTTTCTCCGCGGTGATTCCGCAAGCCATGCCGGCGATGGTCGGATCCAGCCTGTACCAGTTCGACGTGAACGTGCGTACCTCGACCATTCTGGGCATCGTCGGTGCGGGCGGTATCGGCTACCTGCTGTTCGAGTCGATTCGCACGCTCAACTTCGATGTCGCCGGTGCCATCGTCCTCGTCATCTTCGTCATCGTCTACGCCATCGAAAGGTTGTCCGGATGGATCCGATCCCGCCTCGTGTGA
- a CDS encoding MarR family winged helix-turn-helix transcriptional regulator, translated as MGSAPQQHEMTRTPADELSVFEVATRDLVGVALRSVEQLEISLPQFRLLLVLQERGKSTSTECAQALGVVGSTVTRLADRLDASGHLVRGSDPSNRSVVTLSLTERGRKLVRQVNSRRRRELSKVLDRLDPAERAACASALRSFHELLTEDDADDLNRPIPL; from the coding sequence ATGGGCAGCGCGCCGCAGCAGCACGAGATGACCCGCACTCCGGCCGACGAGTTGTCGGTGTTCGAGGTCGCAACCCGCGACCTGGTGGGCGTGGCGCTGCGCAGTGTGGAACAACTGGAGATCTCACTACCGCAGTTCCGGCTGTTGCTTGTGCTGCAGGAGCGCGGGAAGTCGACATCGACGGAGTGCGCTCAGGCGCTCGGGGTGGTCGGGTCGACGGTGACGCGGTTGGCTGACCGGTTGGACGCATCCGGACACCTGGTCCGCGGCTCCGATCCGAGTAACCGCAGTGTCGTCACGTTGTCACTGACCGAGCGTGGCCGGAAACTGGTCCGGCAGGTGAACTCTCGGCGCCGGCGGGAACTGAGCAAGGTGCTGGACCGGCTCGACCCGGCCGAGCGGGCCGCGTGTGCGTCGGCATTGCGCAGCTTCCACGAGCTACTCACCGAGGACGATGCCGACGATCTGAACCGCCCGATTCCGCTGTAG
- a CDS encoding ABC transporter ATP-binding protein: MATVASSLHMVWRSLSMLRAVRGVLALLLVIGGIASALPYVTVAAFGPMVQVIADAGNSGNLSGVWDLSGPLVARQDGVLHSLAASVPFAVLLTVWASSLVLTQLMYFVNAWIGAYVERVLVVDIRQRVHDHLQSLSLDFFLASRSGELMHRVMTESTGVQRLLTDCLLPPLIDAVVLVVVISYLLAISWQMTVAALVLTPLALLTLRFAGRHVQAVMHRVMKAERAMAAEVEQTISGIAEIQTFNAQPLRSKRFHAVSEEAARGSAASVVWMQATVNGSQIFVALSTVVVLLVGVGLSGHFGLTFAGLLVFAGVVPVMFSAAQRVLGAYTTYKSLAPNVTSTYELLDTTPSVREAEDAVALGEVHGNVVFEDVTFGYTPGRNILEGLSFSIAEGETVGLVGGIGSGKSTVFNLMLRFRDPQHGRILLDGHDISTVTIASLREQVSKLAQFPFFTKDTIRENIRLARPDATDADVEAACVAAHIDSVITTQMHDGYDTVVDVQIPSGGQKRLIALARCLLRRPEVLLLDEPTENLDADERARMIGVIRGYAKDRTCLVVSHDLDFIAAVADRILVLEDGRISQSGDHQTLMSQGGLYKRLHEVQTGSAVNKH; this comes from the coding sequence GTGGCCACAGTGGCGTCGTCGCTGCACATGGTGTGGCGCAGTCTGAGCATGCTGCGCGCGGTCCGCGGCGTGCTGGCCCTGCTGCTGGTGATCGGCGGGATCGCCTCAGCGCTGCCCTATGTCACCGTGGCCGCCTTCGGGCCGATGGTCCAGGTGATCGCCGACGCCGGGAACAGCGGAAACCTCAGTGGCGTATGGGATCTCAGTGGTCCGCTGGTAGCTCGTCAGGACGGTGTGCTGCATTCCCTGGCGGCGTCGGTCCCCTTTGCCGTGCTGTTGACGGTCTGGGCGTCCTCGCTCGTGCTGACCCAGCTCATGTACTTCGTCAACGCCTGGATCGGCGCATACGTCGAGCGGGTGCTGGTGGTCGACATCCGGCAGCGCGTGCACGACCACCTGCAGTCGCTGTCCCTGGACTTCTTCCTGGCTTCACGCAGCGGCGAGCTGATGCACCGGGTGATGACGGAATCGACTGGTGTGCAACGGCTTCTGACCGACTGCCTGCTGCCGCCGTTGATCGATGCGGTCGTGCTGGTGGTGGTGATCAGCTACCTGCTCGCCATCTCGTGGCAGATGACGGTGGCCGCATTGGTGCTCACGCCGCTGGCGCTGCTCACCCTCAGATTCGCCGGTCGCCACGTGCAGGCGGTGATGCATCGGGTGATGAAAGCGGAGCGGGCGATGGCCGCCGAGGTCGAGCAGACGATCAGCGGGATCGCCGAAATCCAGACGTTCAACGCGCAACCGCTGCGGAGCAAGCGCTTTCATGCCGTCTCGGAGGAGGCCGCCAGGGGATCGGCAGCGTCGGTGGTGTGGATGCAGGCTACCGTCAACGGCTCTCAGATCTTCGTCGCGCTCAGTACGGTGGTCGTGCTCCTCGTCGGCGTAGGACTCAGTGGACACTTCGGACTGACCTTCGCCGGCCTGTTGGTCTTCGCTGGTGTGGTTCCGGTGATGTTCAGTGCCGCACAACGGGTTCTCGGGGCGTACACCACATACAAGTCGCTGGCGCCGAACGTGACGTCCACTTACGAACTGCTGGATACGACGCCCTCGGTTCGCGAAGCCGAGGATGCCGTGGCGCTGGGCGAGGTTCACGGCAACGTGGTCTTCGAGGATGTGACGTTCGGCTACACGCCCGGTCGGAACATCCTCGAAGGGCTGTCGTTCTCGATCGCCGAGGGGGAGACGGTAGGGCTGGTCGGTGGTATCGGGTCGGGCAAGTCGACGGTGTTCAACCTGATGCTGCGGTTCCGCGACCCTCAACACGGCCGAATTCTGTTGGACGGTCATGACATCTCGACCGTGACCATCGCGTCGTTGCGCGAGCAGGTGTCCAAACTCGCCCAGTTCCCGTTCTTCACCAAGGACACCATCCGGGAGAACATCCGATTGGCGCGGCCCGACGCCACCGACGCCGACGTCGAAGCCGCCTGCGTCGCGGCGCATATCGATTCCGTCATCACGACGCAGATGCACGACGGCTACGACACCGTGGTGGACGTCCAGATCCCCTCCGGTGGGCAGAAACGCCTGATCGCGCTGGCGCGCTGCCTGCTGCGCCGGCCCGAGGTGCTGCTGCTCGACGAGCCGACCGAGAACCTCGACGCCGACGAGCGGGCCCGGATGATCGGGGTGATCCGCGGCTACGCCAAGGACCGCACCTGCCTGGTGGTCAGCCATGACCTGGATTTCATTGCCGCGGTGGCCGACCGGATCCTGGTGCTCGAGGACGGGCGTATCTCACAGAGCGGAGATCATCAGACCTTGATGAGCCAGGGTGGCCTGTACAAGCGTTTGCACGAGGTGCAGACCGGGAGTGCAGTCAATAAGCATTGA
- a CDS encoding zinc-binding dehydrogenase translates to MDPIPPRVTVAAVWTGSDVDLRMVPIPELGPGEILVRVRLATVCGSDLHTVMGRRPAACPSILGHEAVGEVVATGPDANAQVGQRVIWSVTVACGTCGRCRSGLTAKCLSVRKVGHESFDSDWPLSGSYAAHLVLPRGTTIAVVPDALPDAVAAPAACATATVMATLEAADDLTGRRVLIGGAGMLGLTAVAACAEAGADVQVVDRNADRLALAADFGGRASDGGPVDVAIDYTGSSAAVADALGRLDIGGTLVLAGSVTPGPPLSVDPETVVRRWLTITGVHNYEPRHLHRAVEFLDRTRERYPWECLVTPPVALDEITSALNPPPPGKLRTAVCP, encoded by the coding sequence ATGGATCCGATCCCGCCTCGTGTGACGGTGGCCGCGGTGTGGACCGGTTCGGATGTCGACCTGCGGATGGTGCCGATCCCCGAACTGGGCCCCGGCGAGATCCTGGTCCGGGTGCGGCTGGCGACGGTGTGCGGCAGCGACCTGCACACCGTGATGGGCCGGCGTCCAGCCGCCTGCCCGTCGATCCTCGGCCATGAGGCAGTCGGCGAGGTCGTCGCCACCGGCCCGGACGCGAATGCCCAAGTCGGACAACGTGTCATCTGGTCGGTGACCGTGGCGTGCGGTACATGCGGCCGGTGCCGGTCCGGTCTGACCGCCAAGTGCCTGTCGGTGCGCAAGGTGGGCCACGAGTCGTTCGACAGCGACTGGCCGCTGTCGGGTTCCTATGCCGCACATCTGGTTCTGCCGCGCGGCACCACCATCGCCGTGGTTCCCGACGCGCTACCCGACGCGGTCGCCGCACCCGCCGCGTGTGCGACGGCGACGGTGATGGCGACGTTGGAAGCCGCCGACGATCTGACGGGCCGGCGCGTACTCATCGGCGGGGCAGGCATGTTGGGGCTGACCGCGGTCGCGGCCTGCGCCGAGGCCGGGGCCGATGTCCAGGTCGTCGACCGCAACGCCGACCGCCTGGCGCTGGCGGCAGACTTCGGGGGCCGCGCCTCCGACGGTGGGCCGGTCGACGTGGCGATCGACTACACCGGTTCGTCCGCCGCCGTCGCGGATGCGTTGGGACGCCTCGACATCGGTGGCACCCTGGTGCTCGCCGGATCGGTGACCCCGGGCCCACCACTGTCAGTGGATCCGGAAACCGTGGTCCGGCGGTGGCTGACCATCACCGGTGTGCACAATTACGAACCCCGACATCTGCACCGGGCCGTCGAATTCCTCGACCGCACCCGAGAGCGCTATCCGTGGGAATGTCTGGTCACGCCGCCGGTCGCGCTGGACGAGATCACGTCGGCACTGAATCCACCGCCGCCCGGCAAGCTCCGGACCGCGGTCTGCCCCTGA
- a CDS encoding arylsulfatase encodes MESTSDDITETDKHGKLSRRSMLGGIAAAGVGAATVGALASGCNDTDKAGGKSDAGGNAGPPDYGTGINEGFDGKIELDVRDSKPDWKPFELKHAPEGAPNVLVVLFDDTGMASWSPYGGRINMPTLQKLADNGLTYSQWHTTALCSPTRSCLLTGRNHHVNRFASITEGSDGFPGAAARLPAQCATVGQVLQDNGYSTFWVGKDHNVPEEDVSSGGSKSEWPLQKGFDRFYGFLGGETNQWYPDLSEDNRFIDQPYPPEQGYHLSKDLADQAIRMLRDQRSSNPSKPWYLWFCPGANHAPHHSPEEYSAKYKGKFDDGYEAYREWVLGRMIDKGIMPKGTELTPINPLPADVAVEADAVRPWDSLNPDEKKLFSRMAEVFAGFSEYTDAQVGRVVDYLEQTGQLDNTVIFYCADNGASGEGSPNGSVNENKFFNGYPDDLAENMKMLDKLGTPDTYNHYPTGWAVAFSTPFQMFKRYSQFSGGTCDPMVIHWPKGIKARGEVRHQYHHATDVVPTILDVAGIEMPEDYRGIKQYPVNGVSMRYSFDGADAATTKKRQYYAMLGTRGIWQDGWKASALHAPLSGKSHFDQDKWELFHVDEDRSESKNVADQNPEKLKELIDAWNEEAKNNYVLPLDDRTAVEMITIERPQFEPPRTRYLYYPDTSPVPEGVAVNIRGRSYKIIADVDMTKGAQGVLFAHGSRFGGHSLFIKDNKLHYVYNFLGIKPEQVFVSGPLPEGKHALGMEFVWEKKGDHGESLGTTILYVDGKEAAKGPMRAQIGKFTLAGDGLCVGFDSGDNVSDLYQNPGRFTGGTIKGVAVDVSELKYVDLNREAQAAFATD; translated from the coding sequence ATGGAATCGACCAGCGATGACATCACCGAGACCGACAAGCACGGGAAGCTGTCGCGGCGTTCGATGCTGGGAGGCATCGCAGCCGCCGGTGTAGGCGCGGCCACCGTAGGCGCACTGGCGTCCGGCTGTAACGACACCGACAAGGCCGGCGGTAAATCCGACGCCGGCGGAAACGCCGGCCCACCCGACTACGGCACGGGCATCAACGAAGGTTTCGACGGGAAGATCGAACTCGACGTTCGTGATTCGAAGCCGGACTGGAAACCCTTCGAACTCAAGCACGCACCGGAGGGCGCACCGAACGTCCTGGTGGTCCTGTTCGATGACACCGGTATGGCGTCGTGGTCGCCGTACGGCGGTCGGATCAACATGCCGACGCTGCAAAAGTTGGCCGACAACGGACTCACCTATTCGCAGTGGCACACCACCGCCCTGTGCTCGCCCACCCGGTCCTGCCTGCTGACCGGCCGCAATCACCATGTGAACCGGTTCGCCAGCATCACCGAGGGTTCCGACGGTTTCCCGGGTGCGGCGGCGCGATTGCCCGCACAGTGCGCGACGGTGGGACAGGTGTTGCAGGACAACGGCTACAGCACGTTCTGGGTGGGCAAGGACCACAACGTGCCGGAGGAGGATGTCTCCAGCGGCGGGAGCAAGTCGGAGTGGCCGCTGCAGAAGGGCTTCGACCGGTTCTACGGCTTCCTCGGCGGTGAAACCAACCAGTGGTATCCCGACTTATCCGAGGACAACCGGTTCATCGATCAGCCGTATCCGCCGGAGCAGGGTTATCACCTGTCGAAAGACCTTGCTGATCAAGCGATTCGGATGTTGCGCGATCAGCGGTCCAGCAACCCGTCCAAGCCCTGGTACCTGTGGTTCTGCCCTGGCGCCAACCACGCGCCGCACCACAGCCCCGAGGAGTACTCGGCGAAGTACAAGGGCAAGTTCGACGACGGCTACGAGGCCTACCGCGAGTGGGTGCTGGGCCGGATGATCGACAAGGGCATCATGCCGAAAGGCACTGAGCTGACGCCGATCAACCCGTTGCCGGCCGACGTCGCGGTCGAGGCAGATGCGGTTCGCCCCTGGGATTCACTGAACCCCGACGAGAAGAAGTTGTTCTCCCGGATGGCCGAGGTTTTCGCCGGTTTCTCCGAATACACCGATGCCCAGGTGGGGCGGGTCGTCGACTACCTGGAACAGACCGGGCAGTTGGACAACACCGTCATTTTCTATTGCGCCGACAACGGCGCGTCCGGAGAGGGTTCGCCGAACGGGTCGGTCAACGAGAACAAGTTCTTCAACGGCTATCCCGACGATCTGGCCGAGAACATGAAGATGCTCGACAAGCTCGGCACGCCCGATACCTACAACCACTATCCGACGGGGTGGGCGGTTGCGTTCTCCACACCGTTCCAGATGTTCAAGCGGTACTCGCAGTTCTCGGGCGGGACGTGCGATCCGATGGTGATCCACTGGCCCAAGGGCATCAAGGCCAGGGGCGAAGTGCGTCATCAGTACCACCACGCCACGGACGTCGTCCCGACCATTCTGGATGTGGCGGGTATCGAGATGCCCGAGGACTACCGCGGCATCAAGCAGTACCCGGTCAACGGAGTGTCGATGCGGTACAGCTTCGACGGTGCCGATGCCGCCACCACGAAGAAGCGTCAGTACTACGCGATGCTGGGCACCCGCGGTATCTGGCAGGACGGCTGGAAAGCGTCCGCACTGCACGCGCCCCTCAGCGGAAAGAGCCACTTCGATCAGGACAAGTGGGAGCTCTTCCACGTTGACGAGGATCGCTCCGAGTCGAAGAACGTCGCCGATCAGAATCCGGAGAAACTCAAGGAGCTGATCGACGCGTGGAACGAGGAGGCCAAGAACAACTACGTCCTGCCCCTCGACGATCGCACCGCCGTCGAGATGATCACCATCGAGCGACCCCAGTTCGAACCGCCCCGCACCCGCTACCTCTATTACCCGGACACCTCTCCGGTGCCCGAGGGTGTAGCGGTCAACATCCGCGGGCGGTCGTACAAGATCATCGCCGACGTGGATATGACCAAAGGCGCCCAGGGCGTGTTGTTCGCCCATGGATCGCGCTTCGGCGGGCACTCACTGTTCATCAAGGACAACAAGCTGCACTACGTCTACAACTTCCTCGGTATCAAACCCGAGCAGGTGTTCGTTTCCGGTCCGCTGCCCGAGGGCAAGCATGCGTTGGGCATGGAGTTCGTCTGGGAGAAGAAGGGTGACCACGGTGAATCCCTGGGAACCACAATCCTTTACGTTGACGGTAAGGAAGCGGCCAAGGGTCCGATGCGGGCCCAGATCGGCAAGTTCACCCTCGCCGGCGACGGGCTGTGCGTCGGGTTCGACAGTGGCGACAACGTGTCTGATCTGTACCAGAACCCGGGACGGTTCACCGGCGGCACCATCAAGGGCGTCGCGGTCGACGTGAGCGAGCTGAAGTACGTCGATCTGAACCGGGAGGCGCAGGCCGCGTTCGCAACGGACTGA
- the phnC gene encoding phosphonate ABC transporter ATP-binding protein — protein sequence MSTNGPHPAVAGDDLVVIARDVTKRFGDTLALDRVSLDVRRSEMLVLLGLSGSGKSTLLRCLNGLHPVTSGSVEVGGTHVDTASATQLRALRRNVGFVFQHFNLVGRLSCLENVLIGGLGQLRLPRYGALTYPKAMRAEALTYLDRVGLADYADRRADTLSGGQQQRVAIARTLMQKPGLLLADEPVASLDPENAGVVMDLLFRVCIEEKLTVVCTLHQVDLALGWAHRLVGLRHGQKILDRSAVGMTRDDVMEIYQRVDPAARSAVRPS from the coding sequence ATGAGCACCAACGGCCCCCACCCTGCCGTCGCCGGTGACGACCTCGTCGTCATCGCCCGTGACGTCACCAAACGATTCGGGGACACCCTGGCCCTGGACCGGGTCAGCCTCGACGTCCGGCGCAGCGAGATGCTGGTGCTGCTCGGCCTTTCCGGCTCGGGCAAGTCCACGCTGCTGCGCTGTCTCAACGGCCTGCATCCGGTCACCTCGGGCAGTGTCGAGGTCGGCGGCACCCACGTCGATACGGCCTCGGCCACGCAGTTGCGCGCACTGCGCCGCAACGTGGGGTTCGTGTTCCAGCATTTCAATCTGGTCGGGCGGCTGAGCTGCCTGGAGAACGTCCTGATCGGCGGGCTCGGTCAACTGCGGTTGCCGCGGTACGGCGCACTGACATACCCCAAGGCGATGCGCGCCGAAGCCCTGACCTACCTCGATCGGGTCGGCCTGGCCGACTACGCCGACCGCCGCGCCGACACCCTCTCCGGTGGCCAACAGCAACGCGTTGCGATCGCCCGCACCCTGATGCAGAAACCCGGTCTGTTGCTGGCCGATGAACCCGTCGCCTCGCTCGATCCCGAAAATGCCGGTGTCGTCATGGATCTGCTGTTCCGGGTCTGCATCGAGGAGAAGCTGACGGTCGTGTGCACCCTGCACCAGGTGGACCTCGCACTCGGCTGGGCGCATCGACTGGTCGGACTGCGGCACGGCCAGAAGATCCTCGACCGGTCCGCAGTCGGCATGACCCGCGACGACGTCATGGAGATCTATCAGCGCGTCGACCCCGCTGCCCGCTCGGCGGTCCGCCCGTCGTGA
- a CDS encoding GntR family transcriptional regulator, whose protein sequence is MSASAEPRVLKHQLVRAQLERLLDDLEVDDPFPAEREIAERFDVARETVRQALRELLLAGRIERRGRTTVVARPKILQPLSMGSYTEAVKEQGRSGGRILVGWSALVADDILAGQLAIQIGSPVLQLERVLTTDGIRVGLETTKLSAARYPGLRDTFDYRDSLYAEIRSRGVHFARTVDTIETALPDSRESALLTVDTRTPMFLLNRVSYDQNGIPIEQRRSLYRGDRMTFTAVMTAP, encoded by the coding sequence GTGTCCGCGAGCGCTGAACCTCGGGTTCTCAAGCATCAGCTGGTTCGTGCGCAACTCGAGCGCCTGCTCGATGACCTGGAGGTCGACGACCCTTTCCCGGCGGAGCGGGAGATCGCGGAACGATTCGACGTCGCCCGTGAGACGGTCCGACAGGCGTTGCGAGAGTTGTTGTTGGCCGGTCGGATCGAACGCCGTGGCCGCACCACCGTGGTTGCCCGGCCCAAGATCCTGCAACCCCTGTCCATGGGGTCCTACACCGAGGCAGTCAAGGAGCAGGGCCGCAGCGGTGGGCGCATCCTGGTCGGTTGGAGCGCCTTGGTTGCCGACGACATTCTGGCCGGGCAGTTGGCCATCCAAATCGGATCTCCCGTACTGCAATTGGAGCGCGTACTGACCACCGACGGCATCCGGGTCGGCCTGGAAACCACCAAGCTGTCCGCAGCTCGATACCCGGGGCTACGGGACACCTTCGACTACCGGGACTCTCTCTACGCCGAGATCCGCAGCCGTGGTGTTCATTTCGCCCGGACCGTCGACACCATCGAGACCGCACTGCCGGACTCCCGCGAATCGGCGCTGCTCACGGTCGACACCCGCACCCCCATGTTTCTGCTCAACCGGGTGTCCTACGACCAGAACGGAATCCCGATCGAACAGCGGCGCTCCCTGTATCGGGGTGACCGGATGACTTTCACCGCGGTGATGACCGCGCCGTAG